The following coding sequences lie in one Komagataeibacter sucrofermentans DSM 15973 genomic window:
- a CDS encoding Rrf2 family transcriptional regulator gives MRLTLYTDYSIRTLIYLGQNPGRRVAIQEIAQTHSISQNHLVKVVNRLSSNGVILARRGRSGGLELAGAPHQIIIGDIIRLMEADMGKIVSCNPENGQACVLADACRLRGLFAKSVNAFLSVLDRITLHDILHEPKKL, from the coding sequence ATGCGCCTTACCCTTTACACCGACTACTCCATTCGGACCCTTATCTATCTTGGGCAGAATCCCGGTAGACGGGTCGCGATTCAGGAGATTGCCCAGACGCACAGCATTTCCCAGAATCATCTGGTCAAGGTGGTGAACCGTCTGTCCAGCAACGGTGTCATTCTGGCGCGGCGCGGGCGTAGTGGCGGGCTGGAGTTGGCCGGCGCGCCGCACCAGATCATTATCGGCGACATCATTCGCCTTATGGAGGCGGATATGGGCAAAATTGTGTCCTGCAATCCTGAAAACGGACAGGCATGCGTTTTGGCGGATGCCTGCCGCCTGCGCGGGCTGTTCGCCAAATCGGTCAATGCCTTCCTGTCGGTGCTCGATCGCATTACCCTGCATGATATCCTGCATGAGCCTAAAAAACTGTAA
- a CDS encoding bifunctional diguanylate cyclase/phosphodiesterase: MSLKHDDRLRALTHQDSDFWADVVDNVLIVAITDVRGVITYVNDRFCEISRYPREELLGATHRIVNSGYHDASFFRQMYRTIRGGEIWRGNICNRAKDGTLYWVATTIMPKPNSLGAVEGYVATRFEITELMNTRDRLKSLAATDPLTGLFNRGGFNNMLQAAVEDKSQNITRDIMLVMFDLDGFKQINDIHGHHAGDVVLKVISNRLLALVHPEDAVCRLGGDEFALILNHTLHKYPLSLMLEKLLAELEAPIEVGNTMVNVSGSIGVSPIASQESAESLQKNADIALYAAKRAGGHQARMFDITLHQHALERAQILNDAREGVQKDQFELYYQPIMNFSTGRCDQIEALLRWHHPQRGLLAAESFRDVFLDAALAQVMSPRLVKSFQNDMRMWNTSLDTYPNLTINLSRLDLLNIGFQNDLEAEIKRQGGKASDYVLEVSESVLAGRRSDRVLQRLQELKELGFQLTLDDFGLATLPISVLRTISFTQAKISRGLVKDIETSQQACDVVAHLIGLAHAFGLSVTVSGVETKAQMDALREMGADRIQGFYISPPISAANLVLAEHIIAPDHTEITLQAS, encoded by the coding sequence ATGTCACTCAAGCACGATGACCGCCTGCGCGCGCTGACCCACCAGGATTCTGATTTCTGGGCGGATGTTGTGGATAATGTCCTGATCGTGGCCATTACCGATGTGCGCGGTGTGATTACCTATGTGAATGACCGCTTTTGCGAGATCAGCCGCTACCCGCGTGAGGAACTGCTGGGGGCGACGCACCGCATCGTCAATTCCGGCTATCATGATGCGAGCTTTTTCAGGCAGATGTACCGCACCATTCGGGGTGGCGAGATATGGCGTGGCAATATCTGCAACCGGGCCAAGGATGGCACGCTGTACTGGGTGGCGACCACCATCATGCCCAAGCCCAACTCGCTTGGCGCGGTGGAGGGGTATGTTGCGACCCGCTTCGAGATTACCGAACTCATGAACACCCGTGACCGGCTCAAGTCGCTTGCCGCAACCGACCCGTTGACGGGGCTGTTCAACCGTGGCGGTTTCAACAACATGCTGCAGGCCGCGGTGGAAGACAAATCGCAGAACATTACCCGCGATATCATGCTGGTCATGTTCGATCTCGATGGCTTCAAGCAGATCAACGACATCCATGGCCACCATGCGGGCGATGTGGTGCTGAAGGTGATTTCCAACCGCCTTCTTGCCCTTGTTCATCCTGAAGATGCGGTCTGCCGGCTGGGGGGCGATGAGTTTGCGCTCATCCTCAACCACACGCTGCACAAATACCCGCTTTCCCTCATGCTGGAGAAGCTTCTGGCCGAGCTTGAAGCGCCGATCGAGGTGGGCAACACCATGGTCAACGTGTCGGGCAGCATCGGGGTCAGCCCCATTGCCAGCCAGGAAAGTGCTGAATCGCTTCAGAAGAATGCCGATATCGCGCTTTATGCCGCCAAGCGCGCGGGTGGCCACCAGGCGCGCATGTTTGACATTACCCTGCACCAGCATGCGCTTGAGCGGGCCCAGATCCTCAATGATGCGCGTGAAGGGGTGCAGAAGGACCAGTTCGAGCTTTACTACCAGCCGATCATGAACTTCAGCACCGGCAGGTGCGATCAGATCGAGGCGCTGCTGCGCTGGCACCACCCGCAGCGCGGCCTGCTGGCGGCGGAAAGTTTCCGCGATGTGTTCCTTGATGCAGCCCTGGCCCAGGTCATGAGCCCGCGCCTGGTCAAGTCCTTCCAGAATGACATGCGGATGTGGAATACAAGCCTCGACACGTATCCCAACCTGACCATCAATCTCTCGCGGCTGGACCTGCTTAATATCGGCTTCCAGAATGATCTTGAGGCTGAAATAAAGCGGCAGGGCGGCAAGGCATCCGATTACGTGCTGGAAGTATCGGAAAGCGTTCTGGCGGGCAGGCGCTCCGATCGCGTGCTGCAGCGCCTGCAGGAACTCAAGGAACTTGGCTTTCAGCTGACACTGGATGATTTCGGGCTGGCGACGCTGCCAATCTCGGTTCTGCGCACGATTTCTTTCACGCAGGCCAAAATTTCACGCGGGCTGGTCAAGGACATTGAAACCAGCCAGCAGGCGTGCGATGTGGTGGCACATCTGATCGGGTTGGCCCATGCATTTGGGCTGAGCGTGACCGTGAGCGGCGTGGAAACGAAAGCCCAGATGGACGCGCTGCGCGAGATGGGCGCTGACCGGATTCAGGGTTTTTATATTTCTCCCCCGATTTCGGCCGCAAATCTTGTGCTTGCGGAACACATCATTGCGCCAGATCATACCGAGATCACGTTACAGGCGTCATGA